One Capricornis sumatraensis isolate serow.1 chromosome 8, serow.2, whole genome shotgun sequence genomic region harbors:
- the LOC138084585 gene encoding tripartite motif-containing protein 77-like isoform X1, whose translation MASASTQCLPTEIICSICKDTFTDPATIRCGHRFCTPCLCLLWEDAPTVTCCPVCKVVSPKMDLKSTILAKKHIRSTGNSVICQLPGSAKQMCRTHQVIKLYFCEADKSLLCLFCACSTGHATHKHYSIMQVAEHYREDLLMQMKSIWKKKQENQRNIKKVTNTFRTWEGFINLRLAMIRAEYPKVCQYLQEEKQKHLEMLAIEGAVIFQRLNRNVARMIHMGKLLRKIYEELKEMCLKADVDMLQGVEDTMKRSQLMQLYIPQPLDPQLSTWTITGMLERLNSFRVYITLDGKIRNCCVPLIEALRRLQCSPVHRDVPWDPARPENTPTWGAQTFTAGKHYWEVNVGNSCDWVIGLCKESWTSRNDMLLNSEDIFLLLCVSKDGHFSLFSTFPFLPHYIQRPQGYIGVFLDYECGMISFINVARGSLICNFLSRSFSFPLRPFIWCGPK comes from the exons ATGGCATCGGCTTCCACACAGTGTCTCCCCACTGAGATCATCTGCTCCATCTGCAAGGACACGTTCACAGACCCTGCCACCATTAGGTGCGGGCACCGATTCTGTACGCCCTGCCTCTGTCTCTTGTGGGAAGATGCCCCGACAGTTACTTGCTGTCCTGTGTGCAAGGTGGTGTCTCCAAAAATGGACCTCAAAAGCACTATTCTTGCTAAGAAACATATTCGTTCTACTGGAAACTCAGTTATCTGCCAGTTACCTGGCTCTGCCAAGCAGATGTGTAGGACACACCAGGTGATAAAGCTCTACTTCTGTGAAGCTGACAAGAGCCTGCTGTGTTTGTTCTGTGCTTGCTCCACAGGGCATGCCACTCACAAACACTATTCAATAATGCAGGTTGCAGAGCACTACAGG GAGGACCTTCTGATGCAAATGAAGTCTATttggaaaaagaaacaggaaaatcaaCGAAATATAAAAAAAGTGACCAACACATTCAGAACATGGGAG GGTTTTATAAATCTACGACTGGCGATGATACGAGCTGAATACCCTAAAGTGTGTCAGTATCtccaggaagaaaagcaaaaacatttagAGATGTTGGCGATTGAAGGTGCAGTTATTTTTCAGCGACTCAATAGAAATGTAGCCAGAATGATTCATATGGGGAAACTCCTGAGAAAAATATATGAGGAACTGAAGGAAATGTGCCTTAAAGCAGATGTGGACATGCTCCAG GGTGTGGAAGACACAATGAAAAG GAGTCAGTTAATGCAGCTGTACATTCCCCAGCCTTTGGACCCACAGCTCAGTACATGGACCATCACTGGGATGCTGGAAAGGCTTAACAGCTTCCGAG TGTATATTACGTTGGATGGAAAAATAAGAAACTGTTGCGTTCCTCTGATTGAAGCCCTGAGACGTCTGCAATGCAGTCCTGTCCATCGAGATGTGCCTTGGGACCCCGCACGTCCAGAGAACACTCCTACATGGGGTGCTCAGACCTTCACCGCTGGCAAACACTACTGGGAGGTGAATGTGGGAAACTCCTGTGACTGGGTTATAGGGCTCTGCAAGGAGTCCTGGACAAGCAGGAATGATATGCTGCTTAACTCTGAGGACATTTTTCTACTTCTATGTGTCAGTAAGGATGGCCATTTCAGTCTCTTTTCTACCTTCCCATTCTTACCCCACTATATTCAAAGACCCCAGGGCTACATAGGAGTGTTTCTAGATTATGAATGTGGTATGATAAGCTTTATTAATGTTGCCAGAGGTTCCCTCATTTGTAATTTCCTCTCAcgatctttctctttccctctcagaCCTTTCATTTGGTGTGGACCCAAATGA
- the LOC138084585 gene encoding tripartite motif-containing protein 77-like isoform X2, translating into MASASTQCLPTEIICSICKDTFTDPATIRCGHRFCTPCLCLLWEDAPTVTCCPVCKVVSPKMDLKSTILAKKHIRSTGNSVICQLPGSAKQMCRTHQVIKLYFCEADKSLLCLFCACSTGHATHKHYSIMQVAEHYREDLLMQMKSIWKKKQENQRNIKKVTNTFRTWEGVEDTMKRSQLMQLYIPQPLDPQLSTWTITGMLERLNSFRVYITLDGKIRNCCVPLIEALRRLQCSPVHRDVPWDPARPENTPTWGAQTFTAGKHYWEVNVGNSCDWVIGLCKESWTSRNDMLLNSEDIFLLLCVSKDGHFSLFSTFPFLPHYIQRPQGYIGVFLDYECGMISFINVARGSLICNFLSRSFSFPLRPFIWCGPK; encoded by the exons ATGGCATCGGCTTCCACACAGTGTCTCCCCACTGAGATCATCTGCTCCATCTGCAAGGACACGTTCACAGACCCTGCCACCATTAGGTGCGGGCACCGATTCTGTACGCCCTGCCTCTGTCTCTTGTGGGAAGATGCCCCGACAGTTACTTGCTGTCCTGTGTGCAAGGTGGTGTCTCCAAAAATGGACCTCAAAAGCACTATTCTTGCTAAGAAACATATTCGTTCTACTGGAAACTCAGTTATCTGCCAGTTACCTGGCTCTGCCAAGCAGATGTGTAGGACACACCAGGTGATAAAGCTCTACTTCTGTGAAGCTGACAAGAGCCTGCTGTGTTTGTTCTGTGCTTGCTCCACAGGGCATGCCACTCACAAACACTATTCAATAATGCAGGTTGCAGAGCACTACAGG GAGGACCTTCTGATGCAAATGAAGTCTATttggaaaaagaaacaggaaaatcaaCGAAATATAAAAAAAGTGACCAACACATTCAGAACATGGGAG GGTGTGGAAGACACAATGAAAAG GAGTCAGTTAATGCAGCTGTACATTCCCCAGCCTTTGGACCCACAGCTCAGTACATGGACCATCACTGGGATGCTGGAAAGGCTTAACAGCTTCCGAG TGTATATTACGTTGGATGGAAAAATAAGAAACTGTTGCGTTCCTCTGATTGAAGCCCTGAGACGTCTGCAATGCAGTCCTGTCCATCGAGATGTGCCTTGGGACCCCGCACGTCCAGAGAACACTCCTACATGGGGTGCTCAGACCTTCACCGCTGGCAAACACTACTGGGAGGTGAATGTGGGAAACTCCTGTGACTGGGTTATAGGGCTCTGCAAGGAGTCCTGGACAAGCAGGAATGATATGCTGCTTAACTCTGAGGACATTTTTCTACTTCTATGTGTCAGTAAGGATGGCCATTTCAGTCTCTTTTCTACCTTCCCATTCTTACCCCACTATATTCAAAGACCCCAGGGCTACATAGGAGTGTTTCTAGATTATGAATGTGGTATGATAAGCTTTATTAATGTTGCCAGAGGTTCCCTCATTTGTAATTTCCTCTCAcgatctttctctttccctctcagaCCTTTCATTTGGTGTGGACCCAAATGA